In one window of Gossypium hirsutum isolate 1008001.06 chromosome A01, Gossypium_hirsutum_v2.1, whole genome shotgun sequence DNA:
- the LOC107916939 gene encoding mRNA cap guanine-N7 methyltransferase 1, with protein sequence MKRGFPESLSSSLGPPQSRFKHNPEGDAQFPEDESTKIFARKVADHYSARTNQTLEEREASPIIHLKKLNNWIKSVLIQLYARKGDAVLDLACGKGGDLIKWDKAKVEYYVGVDIAEGSIEDCRTRYNGDADQHQRRKKFTFPARLLCGDCFEVRLDKVLANDAPFDICSCQFAMHYSWSTEARARRALANISALLRPGGTFIGTMPDANVIIKKLREAEGMTFGNSVYWIQFDEEFSDKKFKSSSPFGIKYKFHLKDAVDCPEWIVPFHLFKSLAEEYGFELVFVKNSHEFVHEYMKKPEFIELMRRLGALGDGNQDQTTLSPEEWEVAYLYLAFVLKKRGQPERTQANSRKDKGQMQIAKEDILYISSDV encoded by the exons ATGAAGCGTGGATTCCCTGAATCTCTCTCTTCCTCTTTAGGTCCACCTCAATCCCGATTCAAACATAACCCTGAAG GTGATGCACAATTTCCGGAGGATGAGAGCACAAAGATTTTTGCTAGGAAAGTAGCTGATCATTATAGTGCAAGAACTAATCAGACTTTGGAAGAACGAGAAGCAAGTCCAATCATTCACTTAAAGAAGTTGAATAATTGG ATTAAAAGTGTCTTGATTCAGCTTTATGCTCGTAAGGGGGATGCTGTTCTTGATCTTGCCTGTGGCAAG GGTGGTGATCTCATCAAGTGGGATAAAGCAAAAGTTGAATATTATGTTGGTGTTGATATAGCTGAAGGCTCG ATAGAAGATTGTCGTACACGTTATAATGGTGATGCAGACCAGCATCAACGTCGCAAAAAGTTCACTTTTCCTGCCCGTCTATTATGTGGGGATTGTTTTGAG GTGCGTCTTGATAAAGTTTTGGCAAATGATGCTCCTTTTGATATCTGCAGTTGCCAG TTTGCAATGCATTATTCCTGGTCTACAGAGGCACGTGCACGTCGGGCGCTGGCTAATATATCAGCTTTACTTCGTCCGGGAGGCACATTCATCGGGACGATGCCAGATGCCAATGTGATAATCAAAAAGCTTCGAGAAG CTGAAGGAATGACTTTTGGCAACAGCGTTTACTGGATACAATTTGATGAAGAATTTTCCGATAAA AAATTTAAATCTTCAAGCCCCTTTGGTATCAAGTACAAGTTTCACTTAAAG GATGCTGTTGACTGCCCTGAATGGATTGTTCCCTTCCATCTCTTCAAGTCATTAGCAGAAGAG TATGGTTTTGAACTAGTTTTTGTCAAAAACTCGCATGAATTTGTGCACGAGTACATGAAAAAACCGGAATTTATAGAGCTTATGAGGAGGCTTGGGGCATTAGGTGATGGCAACCAAGATCAAA CCACATTATCTCCAGAGGAATGGGAGGTGGCTTATTTATACCTCGCATTTGTTTTAAAGAAG CGTGGCCAACCAGAACGGACACAAGCAAATAGTAGGAAAGATAAAGGACAGATGCAAATAGCAAAGGAAGATATCCTGTATATTAGTAGTGATGTTTAA